The following coding sequences lie in one Candidatus Nitrospira nitrificans genomic window:
- the smbP gene encoding small metal-binding protein SmbP: MMRRIRRSAMLVFGLGVLVGAPVLSGSALAAANPHVSEAVEHARGAASHGKEGHADACVQHAEEALKHAMAAGVKNPHLDEGVKHLTEAVKHGKAGHAEACTEHANGGATHLAEVK; encoded by the coding sequence ATGATGAGAAGAATCCGTCGGAGTGCGATGCTCGTATTCGGACTCGGCGTGTTGGTCGGCGCGCCGGTGCTGAGTGGCTCAGCGCTGGCCGCCGCCAATCCGCATGTGAGCGAAGCCGTCGAGCATGCGCGAGGCGCCGCATCACATGGAAAGGAAGGCCATGCCGATGCCTGTGTGCAGCACGCAGAGGAGGCGCTCAAGCATGCGATGGCCGCAGGCGTGAAAAACCCGCATTTGGATGAAGGGGTCAAGCATTTGACCGAGGCGGTGAAACACGGGAAGGCCGGCCATGCGGAGGCCTGCACCGAACACGCGAACGGCGGGGCCACGCACCTGGCCGAAGTCAAGTAG